A stretch of the Streptomyces sp. NBC_01428 genome encodes the following:
- a CDS encoding TetR/AcrR family transcriptional regulator: MSPTPEQRRAARHQLGTGTSASTARRGPSGGRKKPITVEAIIGTAFAIVEAEGYDALTMRRVATALETGPSSLYAHVVNKEDLDELLIGRLCAGIELPEPDPALWREQLVDVCTQLRDQYLRYPGISRAAIAAAPSNLETLRVGEGMLALLLAGGVEPQIAAWALDSLSLYVNAYSLEVALVNSRIGRGEDEWVVSREELLRRFAALPDDTFPHTRRYAAELTAGTVHDRFDFTLRLMIDGLPGARRDA; the protein is encoded by the coding sequence ATGTCACCGACTCCGGAGCAACGCCGTGCGGCCCGGCACCAGCTCGGCACCGGCACGAGCGCTTCCACGGCCCGGCGTGGACCGTCCGGCGGGCGCAAGAAGCCGATCACGGTCGAGGCGATCATCGGCACCGCCTTCGCCATCGTCGAGGCGGAGGGGTACGACGCCCTCACGATGCGGCGGGTGGCCACCGCGCTGGAGACCGGGCCGTCGTCGCTCTACGCCCACGTGGTCAACAAGGAGGACCTGGACGAGCTGCTCATCGGCCGGCTCTGCGCCGGGATCGAGCTGCCGGAGCCGGATCCCGCGCTCTGGCGGGAGCAACTCGTCGACGTGTGCACCCAGCTGCGTGACCAGTACCTGCGGTACCCGGGCATCTCCCGCGCGGCCATCGCCGCCGCCCCGTCGAACCTGGAGACGCTGCGCGTCGGCGAGGGCATGCTCGCGCTGCTGCTCGCCGGAGGCGTCGAGCCGCAGATCGCCGCCTGGGCCCTCGACTCGTTGTCGCTGTACGTCAACGCCTACAGCCTCGAGGTCGCCCTGGTGAACAGCCGGATCGGCCGCGGTGAGGACGAGTGGGTCGTGAGCCGCGAGGAACTGCTGCGCCGGTTCGCCGCCCTGCCCGACGACACCTTCCCGCACACGAGGCGCTACGCCGCCGAACTCACCGCCGGAACGGTCCACGACCGCTTCGACTTCACCCTCCGCCTGATGATCGACGGGCTCCCGGGGGCGCGGCGCGACGCCTGA
- a CDS encoding DHA2 family efflux MFS transporter permease subunit produces the protein MSTDQRSPEAPATPPATPADRPPSRTAWLVLIVVVMADVMDLIDSSIATLAGPSIHADLGGGQVTVQWVLSAYTAAFALGLVTSGRLGDVLGRRRLFLLGMTGFTLTSLACGLAPDPLFLIVARTLQGLCGSVMIPQGMALVKVVFPPRHLRKALTPVGPLMGLTMVGGPILAGWLLHLDLFGSQWRSIFLINVPLGVLAGALAWRVLPHRGGEDATARLDLTGVGLLTAASALLIVPLIQGRELGWPAWTYAMMAASVALLAAFVVSQRRSRHPVITPSLFRKRSFVVGLLIVAGFYASLSAFVLVINLLLQQGLHWTPLHTGLTLIPWALGTAVAVLLAGAVLAEKLGRATLHLGLAVAVVGLLSLWWSVAHFAAGITVWNLAPALLLTGFGSGLVFVPLVDFIIGDATAEEVGTGAGLLNAVQQFAGAMGVAALGTLFFARVGHPSLSSYLSAAELIFATAAALNFLTLLLVGLLPRHAQQAHG, from the coding sequence GTGTCCACCGACCAGCGCTCACCCGAAGCGCCCGCCACTCCTCCCGCCACTCCCGCCGACCGTCCGCCGTCACGGACCGCATGGCTCGTCCTGATCGTCGTGGTCATGGCCGACGTCATGGACCTCATCGACTCCAGCATCGCGACCCTCGCCGGCCCGTCCATCCACGCCGACCTCGGCGGCGGACAGGTCACCGTCCAGTGGGTGCTCAGCGCCTACACCGCCGCCTTCGCGCTCGGCCTCGTCACCTCGGGCCGGCTCGGGGACGTGCTCGGCCGCCGCCGCCTCTTCCTGCTCGGCATGACCGGCTTCACCCTGACGTCACTGGCCTGCGGCCTCGCTCCCGACCCGCTCTTCCTGATCGTCGCCCGCACCCTGCAGGGCCTGTGCGGATCGGTGATGATCCCGCAGGGCATGGCCCTCGTGAAGGTCGTGTTCCCGCCCCGGCACCTGCGCAAGGCGCTGACCCCCGTCGGCCCGCTGATGGGCCTGACCATGGTCGGCGGGCCCATCCTGGCCGGCTGGCTGCTCCACCTGGACCTGTTCGGCAGCCAGTGGCGCTCCATCTTCCTCATCAACGTGCCGCTCGGCGTCCTGGCCGGCGCCCTCGCCTGGCGGGTCCTCCCCCACCGGGGCGGCGAGGACGCCACCGCCCGCCTCGACCTCACCGGCGTCGGCCTGCTCACCGCCGCCTCGGCCCTGCTGATCGTCCCGCTCATCCAGGGACGCGAACTCGGCTGGCCCGCCTGGACCTACGCCATGATGGCCGCCTCGGTCGCCCTGCTCGCCGCGTTCGTCGTCTCCCAGCGGCGCAGCCGCCACCCGGTCATCACCCCGTCGCTGTTCCGCAAGCGCAGTTTCGTCGTCGGCCTGCTGATCGTCGCCGGGTTCTACGCCTCGCTCAGCGCGTTCGTCCTCGTCATCAACCTGCTGCTGCAACAGGGCCTGCACTGGACGCCGCTGCACACCGGTCTCACCCTGATCCCCTGGGCCCTCGGCACGGCCGTCGCCGTCCTCCTCGCGGGCGCCGTGCTCGCCGAGAAGCTGGGACGAGCGACCCTGCACCTCGGACTGGCCGTCGCGGTCGTCGGCCTGCTGTCCCTGTGGTGGTCCGTCGCCCACTTCGCCGCCGGCATCACCGTCTGGAACCTGGCCCCCGCGCTGCTTCTCACCGGCTTCGGCTCAGGCCTGGTCTTCGTGCCCCTGGTCGACTTCATCATCGGCGACGCCACCGCCGAGGAGGTCGGCACGGGCGCGGGTCTGCTCAACGCGGTCCAGCAGTTCGCGGGCGCGATGGGCGTCGCCGCCCTCGGCACCCTCTTCTTCGCCCGCGTGGGCCACCCGTCCCTGAGCTCCTACCTCTCCGCGGCGGAACTGATCTTCGCCACGGCGGCAGCCCTGAACTTCCTCACCCTGCTCCTGGTCGGCCTGCTCCCCCGCCACGCCCAACAGGCCCACGGCTGA
- a CDS encoding MBL fold metallo-hydrolase, which translates to MAGRRAVLKGVLAVSGTAAGATGLVAAAPTARRGAPYATSVRMRWLGVSGWEIVIDGDRSILFDPYLSRMPYADRKGDLDPSLPLRCDRTAVEQLAAHHLRGAPELILVSHGHFDHVADVPQLLARPAWARHRIRAVCDETVGHLLTAMGTPHARMEDVIPVKGGEYLQFDGYTVEVFRSLHSQQADHGYFAPGTRTAPPRRPATLGDLVEGDTLAYQVTVDGGPSILLMGASNFAERELAGIRPDIATIAMTSHSALHRYVERLLSATGNPPLLIPNHHDDMTTPLSRTPSQLAAVTPTTAADQLTAASASSSQVLNPQHLRALDVTAALA; encoded by the coding sequence ATGGCCGGCCGGCGTGCGGTCCTCAAGGGAGTCCTGGCGGTGTCCGGCACGGCGGCGGGCGCCACCGGCCTGGTCGCGGCGGCGCCGACGGCGAGACGCGGCGCCCCGTACGCGACCTCCGTACGGATGCGCTGGCTGGGCGTCTCCGGCTGGGAGATCGTCATCGACGGCGACCGCAGCATCCTCTTCGACCCCTACCTGAGCCGGATGCCGTACGCGGACAGGAAGGGCGACCTGGACCCGTCCCTCCCGCTCCGCTGCGACCGCACGGCGGTGGAACAGCTCGCCGCCCACCACCTGCGCGGCGCCCCGGAGCTGATCCTCGTCAGCCACGGACACTTCGACCACGTGGCGGACGTACCGCAGCTGCTGGCCCGCCCCGCCTGGGCGAGGCACCGCATCCGCGCGGTGTGCGACGAGACCGTGGGCCATCTGCTGACGGCGATGGGTACACCACACGCCCGGATGGAGGATGTGATTCCGGTCAAGGGCGGCGAGTACCTCCAGTTCGACGGCTACACGGTCGAGGTGTTCCGCAGCCTGCACAGCCAGCAGGCCGACCACGGCTACTTCGCCCCCGGCACCAGGACCGCCCCGCCCCGCCGCCCCGCCACCCTGGGCGACCTCGTCGAAGGCGACACCCTGGCGTACCAGGTCACCGTGGACGGCGGCCCGAGCATCCTCCTGATGGGGGCGAGCAACTTCGCGGAACGCGAGCTGGCGGGCATCCGCCCCGACATCGCGACGATCGCCATGACCTCCCACTCGGCCCTCCACCGCTACGTGGAGCGCCTGCTGTCCGCGACGGGCAACCCGCCCCTGCTCATCCCGAACCACCACGACGACATGACCACCCCCCTCTCCAGGACCCCCTCGCAGCTCGCCGCCGTCACCCCCACCACGGCGGCCGACCAGCTGACGGCGGCCTCCGCCTCCTCCTCACAGGTCCTGAACCCGCAGCATCTGCGGGCCCTGGACGTCACCGCGGCGCTCGCCTGA
- a CDS encoding AfsR/SARP family transcriptional regulator → MNSRTSLTIQLLGPVTLVRNGIPIPIRGQRQRRFLASLALKPGQVTTKEAIIEDSWDGEPPLTVSGQLQTSAWMIRTALADAGLTRDALASHTLGYELRVPADRIDVFVFRDAVRHVRELHARGQYKSASESLDGALGMWRGAALTDVTSSRLRMKGDALDRERTAAAELRALIDVGLGHYGEAISQLSELVDHDPLREDLYAGLMKAYYGEGRQADAIRVFHRAKEILREQIGINPGSRLRELMQAILQQDEQLLRATGIPLSGDRVR, encoded by the coding sequence ATGAACAGCAGGACCAGCCTGACGATCCAGCTCCTCGGCCCCGTGACCCTGGTGAGAAACGGGATACCGATACCCATCCGGGGTCAGCGGCAGCGACGGTTCCTCGCTTCCTTGGCGCTGAAGCCCGGACAGGTCACCACCAAGGAAGCGATCATCGAGGACTCCTGGGACGGCGAACCGCCGCTGACCGTCTCCGGACAGCTCCAGACCTCCGCCTGGATGATCCGCACCGCGCTGGCCGACGCCGGCCTCACCCGGGACGCGCTCGCCTCGCACACCCTGGGCTACGAATTACGCGTACCCGCCGACCGCATCGACGTGTTCGTCTTCCGCGACGCCGTACGGCACGTCCGTGAACTCCACGCCCGCGGCCAGTACAAGAGCGCCTCGGAGTCCCTCGACGGCGCGCTCGGCATGTGGCGCGGCGCCGCCCTCACGGACGTCACGTCGAGCCGGCTGCGCATGAAGGGCGACGCCCTGGACCGCGAGCGCACGGCCGCCGCCGAACTGCGCGCCCTGATCGACGTCGGGCTCGGTCACTACGGCGAGGCGATCTCCCAGCTGTCGGAGCTGGTCGACCACGACCCGCTGCGCGAGGACCTCTACGCGGGACTGATGAAGGCGTACTACGGCGAGGGCCGACAGGCCGACGCCATCCGCGTCTTCCACCGCGCCAAGGAGATCCTGCGCGAGCAGATCGGCATCAACCCCGGCTCGCGCCTGCGGGAGTTGATGCAGGCGATCCTCCAGCAGGACGAGCAGCTCCTGCGGGCCACCGGGATCCCGCTCTCCGGGGACCGGGTGAGGTGA
- a CDS encoding APC family permease, producing the protein MSSPSVPPPAPLPPQGPGATDKGLKGGALGLFSSTVIGLASTAPAYSLAATLGVIVGIVGFQSPIIIVLAFVPMFLIAYGYKELNRADPDCGTTFTWASRAFGPRTGWLGGWGIVAADIIVMANLAQIAGAYGFQLIGADGLAQNTFWVTFVGVVWIALMTLICYIGIELSANLQKALLTIEIVVLVLLAVTALVKVYGGTAPAVSSEVSWSWFNPFEINSFDDLTKSILAGVFIYWGWDTAVSVNEETADRDRTPGRAAVISTVILLLVYLMVTTSAQSFAGVGDKGIGLGNPDNSGDVLSSLGAEVFGTGGWGQVATKLLIVMVLTSAAASTQTTILPTARTTLSMAAFKAIPQRFARIHPRFLTPTWSTVGMGIASIAFYVMLTQVSENVLADSIGSVGLMIAFYYGLTGFACVWYYRRVLTRSPRDLWTRGIMPGLGGAMLLYFFINACIVYSAADYGSTSWTLPFPPHWQLGGVFVTGIGALLVGAALMLVYGAFRPAFFRKETIPVSAHDKEGH; encoded by the coding sequence ATGAGCTCACCATCCGTCCCGCCGCCCGCGCCGCTCCCCCCGCAGGGACCGGGAGCCACGGACAAGGGCCTGAAGGGCGGCGCCCTGGGCCTGTTCTCCAGCACGGTGATCGGGCTGGCCTCCACCGCCCCCGCCTACAGCCTCGCCGCGACCCTCGGCGTCATCGTGGGCATCGTGGGCTTCCAGTCGCCCATCATCATCGTGCTCGCCTTCGTCCCGATGTTCCTGATCGCCTACGGCTACAAGGAACTGAACCGGGCCGACCCCGACTGCGGCACCACGTTCACCTGGGCGTCCCGCGCCTTCGGCCCCCGCACCGGCTGGCTCGGCGGATGGGGCATCGTCGCCGCCGACATCATCGTGATGGCCAACCTGGCGCAGATCGCGGGCGCGTACGGCTTCCAGCTGATCGGCGCGGACGGGCTCGCGCAGAACACGTTCTGGGTCACCTTCGTCGGCGTCGTGTGGATCGCCCTGATGACCCTGATCTGCTACATCGGCATCGAGCTGTCGGCGAACCTGCAGAAGGCGCTGCTCACCATCGAGATCGTGGTGCTGGTGCTGCTGGCGGTCACCGCCCTGGTCAAGGTCTACGGCGGCACCGCCCCGGCCGTCTCCTCCGAGGTCTCCTGGTCGTGGTTCAACCCCTTCGAGATCAACTCGTTCGACGACCTGACCAAGTCCATCCTCGCCGGGGTCTTCATCTACTGGGGCTGGGACACCGCCGTGTCCGTGAACGAGGAGACCGCCGACCGCGACCGCACCCCGGGCCGCGCCGCCGTCATCTCCACCGTGATCCTGCTGCTCGTCTACCTCATGGTCACGACGTCCGCGCAGTCGTTCGCCGGCGTGGGCGACAAGGGCATCGGCCTCGGCAATCCCGACAACTCGGGGGACGTGCTGTCCAGTCTCGGCGCGGAGGTGTTCGGCACCGGGGGCTGGGGCCAGGTGGCCACCAAGCTCCTGATCGTCATGGTCCTCACCTCGGCCGCGGCCTCCACCCAGACGACCATCCTGCCCACGGCCCGCACGACCCTCTCCATGGCCGCGTTCAAGGCCATCCCGCAGCGCTTCGCGCGCATCCACCCGCGCTTCCTCACCCCGACCTGGTCCACCGTCGGCATGGGCATCGCCTCGATCGCCTTCTACGTGATGCTGACGCAGGTCAGCGAGAACGTCCTCGCCGACTCCATCGGCTCCGTCGGCCTGATGATCGCCTTCTACTACGGCCTCACCGGCTTCGCCTGTGTCTGGTACTACCGCAGAGTCCTCACCCGCAGCCCACGCGATCTCTGGACCCGGGGCATCATGCCGGGCCTGGGCGGCGCGATGCTGCTGTACTTCTTCATCAACGCCTGCATCGTCTACTCCGCCGCCGACTACGGCAGCACGTCGTGGACCCTCCCGTTCCCGCCGCACTGGCAGCTCGGCGGCGTCTTCGTGACCGGCATCGGAGCCCTGCTCGTCGGCGCCGCCCTGATGCTCGTGTACGGCGCGTTCCGCCCGGCCTTCTTCCGCAAGGAGACGATCCCGGTCTCGGCGCACGACAAGGAGGGCCACTGA
- a CDS encoding penicillin-binding transpeptidase domain-containing protein has protein sequence MIRSDGYVDHPRYDRRRSRRRVVVSTFVALAATAGIGYWAYKALAGDDADDPQVAAATGQLDTFLTAWASGDAQRAGRLTDTPENATSLIKSVMTNLDPSRTEITAGTGKRKAEGEVEIPFTVRMTLSGAGEYTYHSKAELIRKSGDWTVEFHTPLIHPDMVPGQTLALKSRERAEILDRNGDELQSASLAGAVDPKTGKGVSGLQARYDKQLTGGGGAARSVVVVERESGRVVKRLTGSGKDAGKAVRTTIDPKVQEAAAAALDGVKKNAALVAVDPSTGDILAAANMPSGMNRALEGRYPPGSTFKVVTSAALLKQGMRPSDKADCPKFAYVDGQRFENQDQFVLPAGSTFKDAFAHSCNTFFVGARDKLSDAALHDTAEAFGIGGTWDAGTATYDGSVPVADGDNDKAASTIGQARTQASPLVMASIAATVKEGAFKQPVLVPDAVKKRYEAPARLEPGVVGSLRDMMRATVTDGAGWALKSLPGEPHAKTGTAEFGNDSPPRTHAWMIGYQGDRELAWSVLLEDGGSGGSDAGPIAAKFLKNLG, from the coding sequence ATGATTCGTTCGGATGGCTATGTTGACCACCCGCGGTACGACAGGCGCAGGTCGCGCCGTCGCGTCGTCGTATCAACGTTTGTGGCACTTGCGGCGACCGCCGGAATCGGCTACTGGGCCTACAAGGCCCTGGCCGGGGACGACGCGGACGATCCACAGGTAGCCGCCGCCACCGGACAGCTCGACACGTTCCTGACCGCGTGGGCGTCGGGCGACGCCCAGCGGGCGGGCCGGCTGACGGACACCCCCGAGAACGCCACGTCGTTGATCAAGTCCGTCATGACGAACCTGGACCCGTCGCGGACGGAGATCACCGCGGGCACCGGAAAACGGAAAGCGGAAGGGGAAGTCGAGATTCCGTTCACCGTCAGGATGACGCTTTCGGGCGCCGGGGAATACACGTACCACTCGAAGGCCGAGCTCATCCGGAAGAGCGGCGACTGGACGGTCGAATTCCACACCCCCCTCATTCACCCGGACATGGTTCCGGGTCAGACGCTCGCGCTGAAGTCCCGGGAACGCGCGGAGATCCTCGACCGCAACGGCGACGAACTGCAGTCGGCGTCCCTCGCCGGCGCCGTCGACCCGAAGACCGGAAAGGGCGTCTCCGGGCTCCAGGCCCGCTACGACAAGCAGCTCACCGGAGGCGGTGGCGCGGCCCGGTCCGTCGTCGTCGTGGAACGCGAGAGCGGCCGCGTCGTGAAGCGGCTCACCGGCTCCGGCAAGGACGCGGGCAAGGCGGTGCGGACGACCATCGACCCGAAGGTGCAGGAGGCCGCCGCGGCGGCGCTCGACGGCGTCAAGAAGAACGCCGCCCTCGTCGCCGTCGACCCGAGCACCGGCGACATCCTCGCCGCGGCCAACATGCCCTCCGGCATGAACCGCGCCCTGGAGGGCCGCTATCCGCCCGGCTCCACCTTCAAGGTCGTCACCTCCGCCGCCCTCCTGAAGCAGGGGATGCGGCCCTCCGACAAGGCCGACTGCCCCAAGTTCGCCTACGTCGACGGCCAGCGCTTCGAGAACCAGGACCAGTTCGTGCTGCCCGCAGGCTCGACGTTCAAGGACGCGTTCGCCCACTCCTGCAACACCTTCTTCGTCGGGGCCCGGGACAAGCTGTCCGACGCGGCGCTGCACGACACCGCCGAGGCCTTCGGGATCGGCGGCACCTGGGACGCGGGCACCGCCACGTACGACGGCAGCGTCCCGGTGGCGGACGGCGACAACGACAAGGCGGCCTCCACCATCGGCCAGGCCAGGACCCAGGCCTCGCCGCTCGTCATGGCCTCCATCGCGGCCACGGTCAAGGAGGGCGCCTTCAAGCAGCCCGTCCTGGTGCCCGACGCGGTGAAGAAACGCTATGAGGCCCCCGCCCGGCTGGAACCGGGCGTGGTCGGCAGCCTGCGCGACATGATGCGCGCCACCGTCACCGACGGAGCCGGCTGGGCCCTCAAGAGCCTCCCCGGCGAGCCGCACGCCAAGACGGGCACCGCCGAGTTCGGCAACGACAGCCCGCCCCGCACCCACGCCTGGATGATCGGCTACCAGGGCGACCGGGAACTCGCCTGGTCGGTCCTCCTGGAGGACGGCGGTTCCGGTGGCTCGGACGCCGGCCCCATCGCGGCCAAGTTCCTGAAGAACCTCGGCTGA
- a CDS encoding thiamine pyrophosphate-binding protein: protein MSRVSTGPSSKPTAAHALLARLRDHGVEKVFGVVGREAASILFDEVEGIDFVLTRHEFTAGVAADVLARITGRPQACWATLGPGMTNLSTGIATSVLDRSPVIALAAQSESHDIFPNDTHQCLDSVSIIAPMSKYAVELERPHEITDLVDSAVTAAMTEPVGPSFISLPVDLLGSSEGIDAEAERPPARTPGKPIGAVQDGWEQAADEAAELLKTAQHPVLVVGAAAIRSGAVPAVRALAERLNVPVITTYIAKGVLPHGHELNYGAVTGYMDGILDFPALETLFGPADLILTVGYDYAEDLRPSMWQKGAEKKTVRVSPTANPIPRVYRPTVDVVTDVLAFVEHLDAATVSLEAKERHDIEPLRARVAEFLADPTAYEDGMRVHQVIDSMNTVMEEVAESGEGTIVSDIGFFRHYGVLFARADQPFGFLTSAGCSSFGYGIPAAMGAQLARPGQPTFLIAGDGGFHSNSADLETIARLNLPIVTVVVNNDTNGLIELYQNLGHRRSHDPAVKFTGVDFVALAEANGVEATKAGDRQELLAALRKGAELGRPFLIEVPINYDFQPGGFGALSI, encoded by the coding sequence ATGTCCCGTGTATCGACCGGCCCCAGCAGCAAGCCGACCGCAGCGCACGCGCTCCTCGCGCGACTGCGGGACCACGGCGTGGAGAAGGTGTTCGGCGTGGTCGGCCGGGAGGCCGCCTCGATCCTCTTCGACGAGGTCGAGGGGATCGACTTCGTCCTCACCCGGCACGAGTTCACCGCCGGCGTCGCCGCCGACGTGCTCGCCCGCATCACCGGACGCCCGCAGGCCTGCTGGGCCACGCTCGGCCCCGGCATGACCAACCTCTCCACCGGCATCGCCACCTCGGTCCTGGACCGGTCGCCGGTCATCGCGCTGGCCGCCCAGTCGGAGTCGCACGACATCTTCCCCAACGACACGCACCAGTGCCTGGACTCCGTGTCGATCATCGCGCCGATGTCCAAGTACGCGGTGGAGCTGGAGCGTCCGCACGAGATCACCGACCTGGTCGACTCCGCGGTGACCGCCGCCATGACCGAACCGGTCGGCCCCAGCTTCATCTCGCTGCCGGTCGACCTGCTCGGCTCCTCCGAGGGCATCGACGCCGAGGCGGAGCGGCCGCCGGCGCGGACCCCCGGCAAGCCGATCGGCGCCGTGCAGGACGGCTGGGAGCAGGCCGCCGACGAGGCCGCCGAGCTGCTGAAGACCGCCCAACACCCCGTCCTGGTCGTCGGCGCCGCCGCGATCCGCTCCGGCGCGGTGCCGGCCGTCCGCGCGCTGGCCGAGCGACTGAACGTGCCGGTCATCACGACGTACATCGCCAAGGGCGTCCTGCCGCACGGACACGAGCTGAACTACGGCGCGGTCACCGGCTACATGGACGGCATCCTGGACTTCCCCGCGCTGGAGACCCTGTTCGGCCCCGCCGACCTCATCCTGACCGTCGGCTACGACTACGCCGAGGACCTGCGGCCCTCGATGTGGCAGAAGGGCGCCGAGAAGAAGACCGTCCGCGTCTCGCCGACCGCCAACCCGATCCCGCGCGTCTACCGGCCCACCGTCGACGTCGTCACCGACGTCCTCGCCTTCGTCGAGCACCTCGACGCCGCCACCGTCTCCCTCGAGGCCAAGGAGCGGCACGACATCGAGCCGCTGCGCGCCCGCGTCGCCGAGTTCCTCGCGGACCCGACGGCCTACGAGGACGGCATGCGCGTCCACCAGGTCATCGACTCCATGAACACCGTCATGGAGGAGGTCGCCGAGTCCGGCGAGGGCACGATCGTCTCGGACATCGGCTTCTTCCGGCACTACGGCGTCCTGTTCGCCCGCGCCGACCAGCCCTTCGGCTTCCTCACCTCGGCCGGCTGCTCCAGCTTCGGCTACGGCATACCCGCCGCCATGGGCGCCCAGCTCGCGCGCCCCGGCCAGCCCACCTTCCTCATCGCGGGCGACGGCGGCTTCCACTCCAACAGCGCCGACCTGGAGACCATCGCCCGCCTCAACCTCCCGATCGTGACCGTCGTCGTGAACAACGACACCAACGGGCTGATCGAGCTCTACCAGAACCTCGGACACCGTCGCAGCCACGACCCGGCGGTCAAGTTCACCGGCGTCGACTTCGTCGCGCTCGCCGAGGCCAACGGCGTCGAGGCGACCAAGGCGGGCGACCGGCAGGAGCTGCTCGCCGCGCTGCGCAAGGGTGCCGAGCTGGGCCGCCCGTTCCTGATCGAGGTCCCGATCAACTACGACTTCCAGCCCGGTGGTTTCGGGGCGCTGAGCATCTGA
- a CDS encoding asparagine synthase-related protein, with the protein MASQDLPAAFGFLASARPSGGRAPRAAFATRGTHTGVDLRLRSQTLGATLVHTPGTPPDAALAHDADTAVVLAGEIYNRGDLSSVLGAGAGPSGDAQLLLDLLRRYGLHAFRLVNGRFAAVVCSGGRVLLATDHAGSVPLYVCAGPGEVTASTEAKTLSGHGGPRGFPFADARRVRGLPGVYQVPAGTVMDIDLGTGTAAAHRTWAPPLARRIMDESEAVDAVHAALDRAVSARVTPGATPLVVLSGGIDSSGVAALAHRAAGHIDSLSMGTDVSDEFAQARTVADHLGSRHREITVPTADLLGQLPYAVWASESEDPNIIEYLLPLVALYRALDGPPRRVLTGYGADIPLAGMHREDRLPDLDTAVAYDMATYDGLNEMSPVLSAVCGHWSTHPYWDRDVLDLLVSLEAGLKRRYGRDKWVLRASMAELLPEQTVKRPKLGVHEGSGTTSSFSQLLLEEGIADRSVDAAKQQVVRLLFDRTVVGGEDPGQVSTTEVVRSVAERLRRGAA; encoded by the coding sequence ATGGCCTCCCAGGACCTTCCCGCGGCCTTCGGGTTCCTGGCCTCCGCTCGCCCGAGCGGGGGCCGGGCCCCCCGAGCCGCCTTCGCCACCCGGGGCACCCACACCGGCGTCGACCTGAGACTGCGCTCGCAGACCCTCGGCGCGACCCTGGTGCACACCCCCGGCACCCCGCCCGACGCCGCCCTCGCGCACGACGCCGACACCGCCGTCGTGCTCGCCGGGGAGATCTACAACCGCGGCGACCTCTCCTCCGTCCTCGGAGCCGGCGCCGGCCCGTCCGGCGACGCCCAGCTGCTGCTGGACCTGCTGCGCCGCTACGGCCTGCACGCCTTCCGCCTGGTCAACGGCCGCTTCGCGGCGGTCGTCTGCTCCGGCGGGCGGGTGCTGCTGGCCACCGACCACGCCGGCTCCGTCCCGCTGTACGTGTGCGCCGGTCCCGGCGAGGTCACGGCCTCGACCGAGGCCAAGACCCTGTCCGGGCACGGCGGTCCGCGCGGCTTCCCGTTCGCGGACGCCCGCCGGGTGCGTGGCCTGCCCGGCGTCTACCAGGTGCCCGCGGGCACCGTGATGGACATCGACCTCGGCACCGGCACGGCAGCGGCGCACCGCACCTGGGCGCCGCCGCTGGCCCGCCGGATCATGGACGAGAGCGAGGCCGTGGACGCCGTGCACGCGGCGCTCGACCGGGCGGTGAGCGCCCGCGTCACCCCCGGCGCCACCCCGCTGGTCGTGCTCTCCGGCGGCATCGACTCCTCCGGGGTGGCCGCGCTCGCCCACCGGGCCGCCGGGCACATCGACTCGCTGTCCATGGGCACGGACGTCTCCGACGAGTTCGCACAGGCCCGCACGGTCGCCGACCACCTCGGCAGCCGGCACCGGGAGATCACCGTTCCCACGGCCGACCTGCTCGGCCAACTCCCGTACGCCGTCTGGGCGTCGGAGTCCGAGGACCCGAACATCATCGAGTACCTGCTGCCCCTCGTCGCGCTCTACCGCGCGCTCGACGGGCCGCCCCGCCGTGTGCTCACCGGGTACGGCGCCGACATCCCGCTCGCGGGCATGCACCGCGAGGACCGCCTGCCCGACCTGGACACGGCGGTCGCGTACGACATGGCGACGTACGACGGACTCAACGAGATGTCGCCGGTGCTGTCCGCCGTGTGCGGCCACTGGTCCACGCACCCGTACTGGGACCGTGACGTGCTCGACCTGCTCGTGTCGCTGGAGGCGGGGCTCAAGCGCCGCTACGGGCGCGACAAGTGGGTCCTGCGGGCGTCGATGGCCGAGCTGCTGCCCGAACAGACCGTGAAACGGCCGAAGCTGGGCGTCCACGAGGGCTCCGGCACCACCTCGTCCTTCTCCCAGCTGCTGCTGGAGGAGGGCATCGCCGATCGCTCCGTCGACGCGGCCAAGCAACAGGTGGTGCGGCTGCTGTTCGACCGCACCGTGGTGGGGGGCGAGGACCCCGGCCAGGTGAGCACCACCGAGGTGGTCCGCTCGGTCGCCGAGCGGCTGCGACGGGGTGCGGCATGA